From the Diospyros lotus cultivar Yz01 chromosome 13, ASM1463336v1, whole genome shotgun sequence genome, one window contains:
- the LOC127787853 gene encoding uncharacterized protein LOC127787853 isoform X5 → MHPTQPTMVSRSAAYDMAAHLMTPESVAKLCDFLRGEGCSLPFGERGNTILHFLAMHGNTVALKELDDKKLILRGQDLWKANHHGDTPIHEAVRFGKVEFVKKMLELDGNLVSSRNLKGETPLYVAAKYGNEMAFNLLKSKSRSDRELVRRDGRTVLHAAINEEYYSLPTVIGHEKFDSTGEEQSRNQLPTTVKPSLRLKLIKAFRGFIAVFPWLRKCDEAKQRHACAMKLVKMLMGLEDDWSNYTGRRNPLIDAARNGIIELVNAILDKFPFAAYTLDGDGKNIVHIAVEQKDRVLYDYLTSIPAHKDMLTDIDKHGNTVLHLATNVGSSPGMLLNQMTWDVCWFKRIFYDSLPHFLQYKNEEGKTPKEMFKENHSTLQESAAQAIKDMNNGLMLVSTLIGTVNYAALFTLPGGYGQEKDVQETYGKPVLLSKEETKSDLTYLMWYLLLSLFSFLISMTSMLSIQLSRFRSSDFNIALPLRFIVAMTALFSSAIFTSLASLQAFTLDDLEFNKNWLIWPGLSALALLYSDTVSITVIYMYYALRYSSRNKGQEILDLLI, encoded by the exons ATGCACCCAACACAACCAACAATGGTCAGCCGCTCGGCCGCTTACGACATGGCGGCACATTTGATGACGCCGGAATCAGTGGCCAAGCTCTGCGATTTTTTGAGGGGGGAGGGCTGCTCTCTTCCCTTCGGCGAGAGAGGCAACACCATCCTCCATTTCCTTGCCATGCACGGCAATACGGTGGCGCTGAAGGAGCTCGACGACAAGAAACTTATCCTCCGCGGCCAAGATCTTTGGAAAGCCAACCACCACGGTGACACCCCAATTCACGAGGCTGTCAGGTTCGGCAAGGTTGAGTTCGTGAAGAAGATGCTGGAGCTGGACGGGAACTTGGTCTCGTCGCGCAATCTCAAAGGCGAGACGCCCCTCTACGTTGCCGCCAAGTATGGGAACGAGATGGCCTTCAATCTTCTCAAATCCAAGTCCCGTAGCGACAGAGAACTCGTCCGGCGAGACGGCCGCACTGTTCTTCATGCCGCCATCAACGAAGAATATTATA GTTTGCCTACAGTGATTGGTCACGAGAAATTTGATAGCACTGGGGAGGAACAAAGTAGAAACCAACTCCCTACTACGGTAAAGCCGTCTTTAAGATTAAAACTAATCAAAG CGTTCAGAGGCTTCATTGCAG TGTTTCCATGGCTGAGAAAGTGCGACGAGGCGAAGCAGAGGCACGCGTGTGCCATGAAGCTGGTAAAAATGCTGATGGGTTTGGAGGACGACTGGAGCAACTACACCGGGCGAAGGAACCCTCTGATAGACGCCGCCAGGAACGGCATCATCGAGCTGGTGAATGCCATCCTGGACAAGTTCCCCTTCGCCGCCTACACCTTGGACGGCGACGGCAAGAACATTGTCCACATCGCCGTGGAGCAGAAAGACAGGGTTCTCTACGACTACTTGACCTCCATTCCCGCCCACAAGGACATGCTCACGGACATCGACAAGCACGGCAACACTGTCCTGCATCTCGCCACCAATGTCGGCTCTAGCCCCGGAATGCTTCTCAACCAGATGACCTGGGACGTTTGTTGGTTTAAG CGAATATTCTACGATTCGCTGCCTCATTTCCTGCAATACAAGAACGAGGAGGGGAAGACgccaaaggagatgttcaaggAAAATCACTCGACCCTGCAAGAATCGGCGGCGCAAGCCATCAAAGACATGAACAACGGGCTGATGCTGGTGTCGACTCTCATCGGCACCGTCAACTATGCCGCCCTCTTCACCCTCCCCGGCGGATACGGCCAGGAGAAGGACGTCCAAGAGACCTATGGCAAGCCGGTGCTCCTCAGCAAGGAGGAGACGAAATCCGACCTCACCTACTTAATGTGGTACCTCTTGCTCTCCCTCTTCTCCTTCCTGATCTCCATGACCAGCATGCTCTCGATCCAGTTGTCGCGCTTCCGCAGCAGCGACTTCAACATCGCTCTGCCGCTGAGGTTCATCGTCGCCATGACGGCGCTGTTTAGCTCGGCGATCTTCACTTCTCTGGCGTCGTTGCAGGCGTTTACGCTGGATGACCTGGAGTTTAACAAGAACTGGTTGATTTGGCCTGGGCTCAGCGCATTGGCGCTGTTGTATTCGGACACTGTCAGCATCACTGTGATTTACATGTATTATGCTTTGCGTTATTCGTCTCGAAACAAGGGGCAAGAGATCTTGGACCTGCTTATTTGA
- the LOC127787853 gene encoding uncharacterized protein LOC127787853 isoform X3, which translates to MHPTQPTMVSRSAAYDMAAHLMTPESVAKLCDFLRGEGCSLPFGERGNTILHFLAMHGNTVALKELDDKKLILRGQDLWKANHHGDTPIHEAVRFGKVEFVKKMLELDGNLVSSRNLKGETPLYVAAKYGNEMAFNLLKSKSRSDRELVRRDGRTVLHAAINEEYYNLAIKILTLQPELANAKDEKGTTALYLLAIKSSSFRSGSSYTLRNLGCWSFVPLQLVAILIYICLPTVIGHEKFDSTGEEQSRNQLPTTVKPSLRLKLIKAFRGFIAVFPWLRKCDEAKQRHACAMKLVKMLMGLEDDWSNYTGRRNPLIDAARNGIIELVNAILDKFPFAAYTLDGDGKNIVHIAVEQKDRVLYDYLTSIPAHKDMLTDIDKHGNTVLHLATNVGSSPGMLLNQMTWDVCWFKRIFYDSLPHFLQYKNEEGKTPKEMFKENHSTLQESAAQAIKDMNNGLMLVSTLIGTVNYAALFTLPGGYGQEKDVQETYGKPVLLSKEETKSDLTYLMWYLLLSLFSFLISMTSMLSIQLSRFRSSDFNIALPLRFIVAMTALFSSAIFTSLASLQAFTLDDLEFNKNWLIWPGLSALALLYSDTVSITVIYMYYALRYSSRNKGQEILDLLI; encoded by the exons ATGCACCCAACACAACCAACAATGGTCAGCCGCTCGGCCGCTTACGACATGGCGGCACATTTGATGACGCCGGAATCAGTGGCCAAGCTCTGCGATTTTTTGAGGGGGGAGGGCTGCTCTCTTCCCTTCGGCGAGAGAGGCAACACCATCCTCCATTTCCTTGCCATGCACGGCAATACGGTGGCGCTGAAGGAGCTCGACGACAAGAAACTTATCCTCCGCGGCCAAGATCTTTGGAAAGCCAACCACCACGGTGACACCCCAATTCACGAGGCTGTCAGGTTCGGCAAGGTTGAGTTCGTGAAGAAGATGCTGGAGCTGGACGGGAACTTGGTCTCGTCGCGCAATCTCAAAGGCGAGACGCCCCTCTACGTTGCCGCCAAGTATGGGAACGAGATGGCCTTCAATCTTCTCAAATCCAAGTCCCGTAGCGACAGAGAACTCGTCCGGCGAGACGGCCGCACTGTTCTTCATGCCGCCATCAACGAAGAATATTATA ATCTTGCGATTAAGATATTGACGTTGCAGCCGGAACTGGCAAATGCAAAAGACGAGAAGGGCACGACGGCGCTCTATCTTCTGGCCATAAAATCATCGTCGTTTCGAAGCGGGTCCTCTTACACACTCAGAAATCTTGGCTGCTGGTCCTTTGTTCCCTTGCAGCTTGTTGCCATTCTTATCTATATCT GTTTGCCTACAGTGATTGGTCACGAGAAATTTGATAGCACTGGGGAGGAACAAAGTAGAAACCAACTCCCTACTACGGTAAAGCCGTCTTTAAGATTAAAACTAATCAAAG CGTTCAGAGGCTTCATTGCAG TGTTTCCATGGCTGAGAAAGTGCGACGAGGCGAAGCAGAGGCACGCGTGTGCCATGAAGCTGGTAAAAATGCTGATGGGTTTGGAGGACGACTGGAGCAACTACACCGGGCGAAGGAACCCTCTGATAGACGCCGCCAGGAACGGCATCATCGAGCTGGTGAATGCCATCCTGGACAAGTTCCCCTTCGCCGCCTACACCTTGGACGGCGACGGCAAGAACATTGTCCACATCGCCGTGGAGCAGAAAGACAGGGTTCTCTACGACTACTTGACCTCCATTCCCGCCCACAAGGACATGCTCACGGACATCGACAAGCACGGCAACACTGTCCTGCATCTCGCCACCAATGTCGGCTCTAGCCCCGGAATGCTTCTCAACCAGATGACCTGGGACGTTTGTTGGTTTAAG CGAATATTCTACGATTCGCTGCCTCATTTCCTGCAATACAAGAACGAGGAGGGGAAGACgccaaaggagatgttcaaggAAAATCACTCGACCCTGCAAGAATCGGCGGCGCAAGCCATCAAAGACATGAACAACGGGCTGATGCTGGTGTCGACTCTCATCGGCACCGTCAACTATGCCGCCCTCTTCACCCTCCCCGGCGGATACGGCCAGGAGAAGGACGTCCAAGAGACCTATGGCAAGCCGGTGCTCCTCAGCAAGGAGGAGACGAAATCCGACCTCACCTACTTAATGTGGTACCTCTTGCTCTCCCTCTTCTCCTTCCTGATCTCCATGACCAGCATGCTCTCGATCCAGTTGTCGCGCTTCCGCAGCAGCGACTTCAACATCGCTCTGCCGCTGAGGTTCATCGTCGCCATGACGGCGCTGTTTAGCTCGGCGATCTTCACTTCTCTGGCGTCGTTGCAGGCGTTTACGCTGGATGACCTGGAGTTTAACAAGAACTGGTTGATTTGGCCTGGGCTCAGCGCATTGGCGCTGTTGTATTCGGACACTGTCAGCATCACTGTGATTTACATGTATTATGCTTTGCGTTATTCGTCTCGAAACAAGGGGCAAGAGATCTTGGACCTGCTTATTTGA